The genomic region TAACTACAGCTCTGACTGGACAAGAGACCAATGTCAGTAACTTTCGCCTGATAAGAGATCATTGACCATGAACTGCTCTGGTTGGTTTTCAGAGGCTGCTCACTTGCAGGCCTTCAGGCCCTGAAAAGATCTTTCGACAGATGGAGcctaattgtaattattttattttattttattttattttattttattttattttattttatttttattgagatggagtctcactctgttgcctaggctggagtccagtggcaccatcttggctcactgcaacctccgcctcctgagttcaagcaattctcctgcctcagcctcccaagtagatgggattacaggcacccgccaccgtgcccggctgatttttatatttttagtagagttggggtttcaccatgttggccaggctggtctcgaactcctgacctcatgtgatccacccgtctcggctccatgaagtgctaggattataggtgtgagccactgtgcctggccttgtaatacattttaatattaagtcTCCACCATCTCCGTCCTACAGTGAACATGAGTCCTATGTCACATGCATGTTCTTTCAATACACGTGTCAGGACtgccttcatgaatattcatagctctccctgtaacctgttgaatatgtatgtttagcCAACCCCTTCAGCATATagctcctgccccaacctctCCTCCTTAGAAGTGCCTATCtcctgatcacaaggtcaggagatcgagaccatcctggctaacatggtgaaaccccatctccactaaaaatacaaaaaaaattagctgtgcatggtggcgggtgcctgtagcccagctactcgggaggctgaggtagaagaatggcgtgaaccgggaggcggagcttgcagtgagctgagatcgcaccactgcactccaacctgggcaacagagcgagactccatctcaaaaaaaaaaaaaaaaaaaaaaaaaaagaagtgcctgTCTCTGGTCTCTGCCAGAGGCTATGCTTTTGAAAGTGGTGGATGGCCACCCTGCAGGTTGTAactctttatgaaaaataaagttgccactgtggctcacacctgtaatcacccagcactttgggaggccaaggcaggtggatcacctgaggtcaggatttcaagaccagcctggccacatggtgaaaccccatctctactaaaaatgcaaaatgagctGAGTGCaatggtacacgcctgtaatcccagctactcaggaggcagaggcaggagaatcacttgaagctgggaggcagaagttgcagtgagctgagattgtgccactgcactccagcctcggcaacagagtgagactttgtttcaaaggaaaaaaaaaaaaaaaaagaaagaaagtcagggggatgggaggagagcttcaggaagaatagctaatggatgctgggcttaatacctaggtgatgggttgatctctGCAACAAACAACCAAAGCAcgtgtttatctatgtaacaaacctgcatatcctacATATGggcccctgaacttaaaatacaagttgaaggaaaaaaaaaaaagaaaatcttgtcgggcatagtggctcacacctataatcccagcactttgggaggctgaggagggaggatggcttgagaccaggagttcaagaccagcctgggcaacatagcaagaccctgtctctacaaaaaaaaaaaaaatgtaaaaattggccaggttacacctgtagtcccagctacttgggaggctgaggcagaaggatggcttgagcccaggaggttaagagcgcagtgagctgtgattgcaccactgcactccagcctgaacgacagagcacgaccctatctcaaaaaaaaaaaaaaaaagaaagaaagaaagaaaagaaaagaaagaaaaaaagaaaggaaagaagaaagaaaaagtatcttTTCCAAATTTGTGAATTGTGTGATTTTTCAGTTAACCAGCTCTCAGGACTGGGGCCAGTCAGGCTGCTGAGTCCTGGCCACCAGAGTGGTGAGGtgttggggaggcagaggtggcgcTTGTCTCTGTCCAGGGGTGGCCTGGCTGAGGTTCGGCTGGTCTGCGAGCATCAGTTTCCCCACCTCCATGGTGGTGCAGTGTGGAGAACCATAGGAGCCTGGTGCAGGCACCCCTCTGTGCACTGTCCGATGGTCCCCTCCCCCACGTAGAACCATGGAATCAGGCCACTGTCCGCCTCTTCTTTAATCTTGAACTGGAGGATATACAGGTTGAGCGGGTGGGAGAGTGGCCCCAGGCAAGATGCCTGAGGAGGGATAGAGAGGCCCGTTCAGGGCCACCAGGGGCTCTGGGAAAGGGGGTCAGGGACGGGGCCCAGCCTCCCATCTGCCCAGCTGGTCCCTGCCACCTCTTCCACTCTCAGCTGGACTCCCCTGCCAGGGGTCCAGATCCTGCCGGAGTACTTGGTCCCCCAGCCATGTCCGGCCTGGACATAGGACCCATGGTGGGGCCGGACTTCAGCTCTGGGCAGAGCAGTGTCTCAGTAGCCTGCGGCCTCCCCACCCTTCCTCAGGTCCGAGACGGCATACACACAGGCCCCCTCCTGGGACACGGCCTGGACCACGTTCAAGAAGAAGGGCCTCTGGGTCTGGTTCTGGCCACGGTCTTGGAGTCCCCTCTGTACCTCctggagaggagagaaagcaggTTCACAGGGGAGGGCAGCTCAGCCCATCTCCCGAAGGGAGGGGCCTCtgcaagaaatgagaaaaatgatcaAAAGGCAAGACTGAGAAGAAGAGGGCCTGAAGACACAGGAAGAGGGGAGGACCTGATGGGAGCATGGAAGAGATCTAAAGGCCCATAGAGGACAAGGTCAGCCTCCAGGGACTATGTATGAAGGACACCACCCAGGCCTGAAGACCTCCAGATGCAAGTTCATGTCTGTTCTGGATCCAAGGACACCAGGGCCTTGAAGTACAAATCTGAGTTCAGGGGGCCTTCGATGAAGGGCATGGCTTCTCAAGATTTAGACActgaggccagacacagtggctcacacctgtaatcccaacactttgggaggctgaggaaggaggatcacttgaggccaggagtttgagatcagcctgggcaatacagaaaGATCCtgtttctcctaaaaaaaaaaaaaaaaaaggcaggcatggtggcacacacctacagtgTTAGCCActtgggagccaaggtgggaggatcacttgaggccaggagtttgagagcagccagggcaacaacaaagcaagacaccgtctctacaagaaaatcaaaaattgggctgggcccggtggctcacacctgtaatcccagcacttttggaggctgaggcaggaggatcttttgagctcaggagttcaagaccagcctgggcaacatagcgagatcacgtctttattaaaaaagaaaagaaaagaaaaaaaaaattagtcgggtgtggtggccctgtgcttgtagtcccagctactcaggaggctgaagcaggaggatcccttgaggccaggagtttgaggctacagtgagccttgatcgtgacactgcactccagcctgggcaaaagagcaagactgaaaccacctttgcaaaattatgactgagacagtgagaGATCTAACTTaatcaactccatcttgcttctaacctcccagttgtccttgttcattcctgggtgtaggctgaactaactttgagagaaacttagtttatagtttaaaacaaagacagtaggccgggcgcggtggctcaagcctgtaatcccagcactttgggaggccgagacgggcggatcacgaggtcaggagatcgagaccatcctggctaacacggtgaaaccccgtctctactaaaaatacaaaaaaactagccgggcgaggtggcgggcgcctgtagtcccagctactcgggaggctgaggcaggagaattgcgcgaacccgggaggcggagcttgcagtgaacggagatctggccactgcactccagcctgggcgacagagcgagactccgtctcaaaaaaaaaaaaaaaaaaaacacaaagacagtaacagccctttcccaaagcagacctccttcttgcctgagCACTAGATTGCCTTCATAGGACtcacattagccacaagattagaaattacggtttaggagtcatgcagctgaaggctacaagattctgaccctccctaaactgctcctaagatcagtgttggagatattttgcagaccctgcacttgatggatcagctggcaccatcCAGATGGattaactggctcatctgatcttgtggcccccacccaggaactgactcagctcAAGAAGACAGTTTCAACTCCCTAAGATTCTACGATTTcccggtgtgtgtgtgtgtgtgtctgtttttgagatggagtcctgctctgtcacccatgctggcatgcaatggcatgatcttggctcactgcaacttccccttccagattcaagtgattctcttgcctcagcctccccagtagctgggattacagacgcctgccactacgcccagctaatttttgtatttttagtagagacaggtttttgccatgttggccaggctggtctcccgacctcaggtgatccacccacctcagcctcccaaagtgctgggattacaggcatgagccaccgggcccagccaactccttgtgatttcatccctgaccagtcagcactcctggctcattgGCTTCCCCCAACCCACCAAGCTGTCCTTAAAAACACTGCACcctagccaggtgcggtggtcatgcctgtaatcccagcactttgggaggccgaggtgggcagatcacctgaggtcaggagttcgagaccatcctggccaacatggagaaaccctgtttctgttaaaaatacaaaaattagccaggcttggtggcacacacctgaaatcccagctacttgggaggctgagacatgagaattgcttgaccccaggaggcagaggttacagatcatgccactgcactccagcctgggcgacagagcaagactctgtctcaaaaacaaaacaaaacaaaacaaacacgaAAAAACTCTACTCCCCGAATGTTCAGgtagactgatttgagtaataataaaactccggtctcccaCCCAGCAGGCTCTGcctgaattactctttctctattgtaattcccctgtcttgatgaatcCGCGGTtacaagaccttgcctcaaaaaaatttcaaaaaagaccTATGATCGCAACACACGATGTCAAGACCTTAGACACCCAGGAACCCACAACTTTAGGGCCCTTCTGGTGTCTGTTGGTGGAGAATTCAGCTAGGATAAGGATGTGAATACCCATGAATCCAAGGAAATTAAATCCCTAAGCTAAAGGCACACACAGTCCCACAGTGTGAGACACTCAGGGCATGGGAGCCTACAGGCTCAGACTCAAGACCCTGAATTTGTGGACTTCAAGGAAGTCAGAGACCAAAGTAGCCCTAGCCTTGTGCTTGTTCCTAAGATGCCAAGTACCTTGCCCGGGGGCTATGGTCCTCACGAACTACCAGTCTGTAAAGGGGCAGAGGTTCTAGAGTACAGGGACCTGTGCTACGAGGGCCCCGTGTTTCCAGATACCATTTAAGACTAATGACCTGagaacttggctgggtgcagtcactcacacctgtaatcccagcaatttgggaggccgaggcaggcggatacctgaggtcaggagttccagaccagcctggccaatatggcaaaaccccatctctactaataatacaaaaattagccaggcatggtggtgtgggcctgtaatcccagctactcgggaggctgaggcaggagaatcacttgaacccaggaggtggaggttgcaatgagctgagatcgcgccactgcactccggcctgggtgacagagtgaaactgtgtctcaacgACAATAacaagccaaaaaaagaaaaaaaaaaaaaagactaatggcCCGGGGACCTTACCCCGCAGGGCCTGAGATTCCGGAGACATCTAGGTGCTTCAGGTGATGCCACATGGCCTGAGCTGCTGACAAGGTAAATGAGGTCTTTGGAGCCCTGCACATTTGGCTATAAGTTCCCCGTGCCTGACAATTCGTAGAATTGCCCACTGTCCTTAGACTTGAAGGCCAAGATCCTCACTGCTGAAGCCAAAGCTGGACTTACAGTGCTCAGAGACTCCATTCCTCAGAGTCCACTGGCCAAACTCCAAGACTCTGAGGATCAAAGACTCTCCTCACCCTAGTCCCTGGGCCTTAGCTGTGAAGGTCCTTGGAGGCTCGAAGTCTCCAACCCAGAGTTTAGGATTTACTCCATGGAAAGCCCTAGACCTGAATAGCTGACATTCCAACTCCCCAAGGGAACTGAGAACCTTAAGTTCGTGGGCCACTGGATTCCATTAATCCCAGTCCCCAGACTGTCATCTCCCAAATTCTCAGCATTTCAGGTCCTCAGAGTGAAAGATCCTGAGAATTGATGTTCACGAGGACAAAGGTCCTTCAGTCAAGAGTCAagggagggccaggcacagtggctcatgcctgtaagcccagcattttgggaggccaaggtgggcagctcacttgaggttgggagttcgagaccagcctggccaacatgaggaaaccccgtctttactaaaaacacaaaaattagccaggcttggtttgcacgcctgtagtcccagctactcagaggctgaggcaggagaattgcttgaacctgggaagcggaggttgtggtgaggccagattgtgccactgcactccagcctgagtgacagagtgagactgcctaaaaaataaaaataaaataaaaaaagagtcaAGGGAGGAGGGCTCCAAAGCATGTGCCCTGGATCTTGAAATCCTCCATATCTAAGATCCCTGGAACCTGAGAGCCCTGAGAGGGTCTTCCTGTCATGCGAAGGACCCTACATGGGGAGGGAGGCCTGCAAACTCCAAGAATTTGAGCCTAACAGGCTGAGGTCCTTAGTCTCAAGGTGTGAAGACTAAGACTGTTGGGGACTACACTCTGTTCCTACACTAAGGTCCCAGTCCATGGTTCTCAGGTTCTAAGGGCTTGGAAGGTGGACTTGAAACCGAAGAAATCTCATAACAGGAGAGGCAGCTTTGAGGACCTTGAACCTCAGTTAGCTGAACTGAACTGACCTCAGGAACCAAGTTTGGAGCCTTGAAAAgatatcaatcttttttttttttttttttttttgagacagaattttgcttttgttgcccaggcaacaaaaatcgtgcaatggcacgatctcagctcactgcaacctccgcctcccaggttcaagcaattctcctgcctcagcctcctgagtagctgggattacaggtgtgcgccaccatgcctggctaatttttgtatttttactagagatggggtttcaccatgttggccaggctggcctggaagtcctcacctcaggttatccacctgcctctgcctcccaaagtgctgggattacaggcatgaccacagTGCCCGGCCCTATCAATCTTTTAAATAGGTCATAACAAAGGGCATCCATCAACCCAAAGATTCTCCAAGGAAGCCAAGTCTCTGTCTATGGATGGAGGAGGAGTCAACCAGGAGAATTCAGCCCCTGGAGCTGCACCCTGGGCTTTTGTGGGGAATCAAAAAAATGTTtgtaggccagacatggtggctcacgcctataattccagcattttgggaggccaaggtgggaagattgcttgagctcaggagttcaagaccagcctaggcaacgtggcgagagaccctgtctctacgaaaaacaaaaaaataaaaactatccaggtgtggtggcacacacctgtagtaaaAATTACCACCAATGCCCCAGAAGAAAATCACTTTATAGACTGCCACAGGAAAAACAACCTCTTTTACAAATAAAGTCACAAATATAAGTTACAAATAAAGTCACAAATATAAGTTACAAATCACACAAGGAAATAGTCACCATGAGGGAGAGTCTGAGAGGCCCCAGCTAGGAAAACTCACTTCTGAAAAATGGCATCAATGACAGACCAGAGAGACCAAGTTGCTGAGATCCTCAGCCTGGGAGCAGTGTAGACAACACCCTACTCTCTGTCTTGGAGGCCACGGAACTGGCCTGGAGGTCACTGACAGCCTCACCCATCGAGGTCCCCAACTCCTATGGCCCCCCAAAGCTGAAGTGTACCTGGCCTAAGAATCTCAGTGACTGAGTTCCTCTCAGGTGGCTTTGAGCAGCATGGACTTGGGGAGTGGGCTCTGCCCTAGGCATCCAGCTTGGACCTCAGCCTCACCTGGCTGAAGCTGGGCTCGTACTCCACACGGCCCTTACTGTTGACATGCAGGATGGGGGCTGCAATGGCCGCTCTCAGGTCAAAGCCAAGCCACAGCTTGTTCATGATGGCCTGGGGGAGAGATGAGGGATGCAGGGAGAAAGGGGGTACCCTCTACCCTACTTCAGCCCTCACATCCCCACTCCAGGGAGAGTCAGACAGTATGCTGCCCAGAGAGGAGACACTGGAGCCCAGAGCCCCCCCAGACTCACCTGGGCCACGGCAGAGATGATGAGCTCCCCGCCAGCCCCGCCAATCACTAGCTTCGACCCCTGGGCTTTGCTGATCAGGATGGAGGGCACCATGGAGGACGGGGACCGCTCGCCTGGAACTGGGGGCCAGCACCCTCCGGGAGCTCCACCCACCCTGTCTCCATTCACTGCTGAGCAAACAGCAGCTTAGCGAGTGCAGTGACCCATCCAGGGGTCAGCatgcagccccagcccagccccctctctcctctcccctggtGGGGAGCCCTTGTGGACCCCGGGTGGGAAGCCTTGTTCTCACCAGGTGAGGGGGTGGTGCCGGAACCCTGGGGGCATCGCTCGCATAAGTCCAGGAGCTCGTTGTTGAGGATGATGCCTGTCCGTGGTGAATACACCATCGCTCCAAAGCTGCAGCCGTGGAGGCAGAGCCTGGGCTCCCACCAGACACCGCCTGCCCTGCCCACCTTGCAGGACCCCCTCATTTTACAGCTGCCCCGAAGCATGCTGGAGCCACTGTTCTCTCCCTGGCATCACCCAGGAGGGGTCCCCAAAGACCCACCTGTGCCCCCATATCAGGGCACCCTTCTGAGTGAGGCCGCCCATTCCCAGGTAAGTCTTGGCTCGGGGCCACCCCAGCAGCAGCCTTTCCAGCCAGAGATGTCAGGGGTGGGGGCCTCTTTTGAAACAGAGGAGGagacaaagggcaaaagcaaGGTCCTGCCCCATGGGGACAAGTGAGGGGACATGGGGCTGGGGGAGTGCAGGTCTAGGAGAGGAGGAGTGAGGCCACCAGCCTTCCCCCAGGCCCCACGCACGGTGTGTTGATGGTGCTGGTGGCAGCCACGGCGCTGCCATCCTCCCCCAGCACAGACACATGGGATGTGCCTGTCCCGTGGCCCCAGGCCTCGGCCAAGCTGTAGTGGCTGAGCTGGTGGTCCCCCCGGCCATCGATCTGTTGGCGGATGAGCTGGGCCAGGGTCTCCTCTAGCAGGTCCCGGGAGGCATTctggggtgggtgggcaggtggCAGGATCAGTGAGGGGCCAAGCAGGATCCATAGAACCAAGGGCAGGACAAGCTCAGCCCCCATGGGAGCCACCTCCAGCCTGTCCTCTACCTTGTGGCCAGGCCTCCCTCAAGCGCAGGCTAAGTCTAGACTCTGCCCACCCTCCAGGTCCTTTGAGATATGGTGCCACTCCTGCATCTGACCCCCGTACCTGCCACCCCGGGATCCCTTTCAGTCCTGCCCTGGCCTAGAACCACATACATCTCCCTCCAACCTCCCCCTGCCGGGCCTGACCCTCCTTTCATGCTAAGTCCTAAGCCAGGGAGGAGGACAGCCCCCAATCCCAGCAACCTCAGCAACCTCACCTGGAGCTTCGGGTGGCTGCGAGGGTcccccagcctccacctctgccccCTGGCAAACTTGAGCGTCTCCACAAGGTGGTGGTACATGTTCACCCTCCCCTCAGGCCTGGCCACAGACTCTGCTGAGAAGTTGAACCCTGGAGAGGGGTCGGGGCACAGGTTGGGGTCACCCTATGTAAAGGGTTGAATGTTGCCCCCCTCCCCAGAGAGCTCCACCCACATCCTAATTCCCAAAACCTGTGGATACTACTTACATAGCACAAGAGTGACTAATACCTTAAGTGGAAAAGTATGTTAacgattttttttgagacagagtctcactctgtcgcccaggctggagtgcaatggtgcagtctcagctcactgcaacctccatctcccaggttcaagggattcttgtgcctcagtctcctgagtagctgatactacgtgcgttcgccaccacgcccagctaattttttctttttttgcatttttagtagagacagggtttcgccatgttgttcaggctggtctcaaactcctggcctcaagtgatctgtctgccttggcctcccaaagtgctgggattacaggcatgagccatcatgccctgccttttttgtgttttttggaggagtcttcctctgtcgcccaggctggagtgtgtggcgcgatctcagcttactgcaatctccacctcctgggttcaagtgattcttttgcctcagccttctgagtagctaggactgcaggcgcatgccaccatgcctggctaatttttgtatttttagtagagatggggcttcactgtgttagccaggctggtctccaactcctgacctcaagtgatccacccgccttagcctcccaaagtgctgggattacaggcatgagccaccacacccagcctaaagtaTGTAAAACATTTTGAGAGGAGGAGATGATCCTGGGTTATCTAGATGTGCCCTGAATGTGATCACAGTGT from Macaca thibetana thibetana isolate TM-01 chromosome 10, ASM2454274v1, whole genome shotgun sequence harbors:
- the GGT5 gene encoding glutathione hydrolase 5 proenzyme isoform X4 is translated as MARGCGATVGLVLLGLGLALAVIVLAVILSRHQAPCGPQAFAHAAVAADSKVCSDIGRGPVDRGARGAPRLRRGPPPPWPPALGAAVPAHHRPAPRGACGGPRPQPVPAQRLPAAFLAGVNPALFFNGTEPLRPQDPLPWPALATTLETVATEGAEVFYTGRLGQMLVEDIAKEGSQLTLQDLAKFQPEVVDALEMPLGDYTLYSPPPPAGGAILSFILNVLRGFNFSAESVARPEGRVNMYHHLVETLKFARGQRWRLGDPRSHPKLQNASRDLLEETLAQLIRQQIDGRGDHQLSHYSLAEAWGHGTGTSHVSVLGEDGSAVAATSTINTPFGAMVYSPRTGIILNNELLDLCERCPQGSGTTPSPAVNGDRVGGAPGGCWPPVPGERSPSSMVPSILISKAQGSKLVIGGAGGELIISAVAQAIMNKLWLGFDLRAAIAAPILHVNSKGRVEYEPSFSQEVQRGLQDRGQNQTQRPFFLNVVQAVSQEGACVYAVSDLRKGGEAAGY